In Crassostrea angulata isolate pt1a10 chromosome 4, ASM2561291v2, whole genome shotgun sequence, one genomic interval encodes:
- the LOC128182316 gene encoding uncharacterized protein LOC128182316 produces the protein MLVLIMMSSALLSIGSCRALVMTNVDKPEIKIIPDTMVTEGDTGTLQCHVTSKTRPVIQWFKKMEDALYIPPSAFDLNGQLFTVLKSNNYL, from the exons ATGTTGGTCTTGATAATGATGAGTTCGGCTCTTCTGTCAATAGGATCCTGCAGGG CACTAGTAATGACCAACGTGGACAAACCGGAGATTAAAATAATTCCCGATACAATGGTCACCGAGGGCGACACTGGGACCCTGCAGTGTCACGTGACCAGCAAGACTCGACCAGTCATACAG TGGTTTAAGAAGATGGAGGATGCATTGTATATCCCCCCTTCTGCATTTGACTTGAACGGTCAACTCTTTACCGTCCTGaaatcaaataatt atcTTTAG